Genomic segment of Canis aureus isolate CA01 chromosome 16, VMU_Caureus_v.1.0, whole genome shotgun sequence:
AGGGGAGGCACATCCGCCTGATGCCCACTGGTGGGGGTCATTGGGGCTGACCTTGGGATTTACCCCTGGGCCAGACACAGGTGCTGCGATGACGAGGAAGAACATGAGGAACGTTTTCTTGTACCCAGAGGGTTCTAGGCCACTGGGCAGCTGGGGATTAAGGCTCCAGCAGGGCTCCTGGTCCTGCACCTGGGTCTCTCACTGCTTCCAGCACCACACCCCAGGCCTGACACATGCTTGGAGTTCAATAACACTTGCATGAAGCCAGTCATGGCTGGCTGAGCTCCAGGCCAGAATGCCTTCTGGGAAGTTGAGAGGCCCCCACTAAGTGGTTCCCAGTATTGCACCCCTAGGCCAACAGTGGGGTAGGGATCTGACCACACCCAAATCAGGAGGCATCCTGCGCCTTCCCAGTTCTGTCCTCGCACCTGCCACCTTTGTGGGCCAGGACTCCAGGGGACCAGACCAGGCTACACTCTCAGAGCCAGGGCCAGGGTGGAACCAACAGGCCCGGAACTATTTCTCCCAGCTAGACCCACGAGGAGACAGTTCTGCCCCACCAATTCCAGATGGAGCTGCAAGAACAAAAAGGCAGCCGTGGTGCTAGCTGGACTGACCCTCTCCCCCAGCCTTCTGAAGTACATCTTAAGCAAGCTGTCCCTTGTGGTTCATTAGGGCTGTATGGGAGCCTAGACCAGCCCCCTCACCCCACTGCTGCAGCTCAGCCTCTCTTGGAGCTTGCTTGTCCACCCAGTCCAGGGACTTCTCTGGTCCACATAGAAGCCATCCCCTAAGCCATCCTCCAGCCAAGCCAGGTGTCCTAGGAACCAGGCACATGCTAGACCCACAGCCCTGTGACCGgtcattcttctctccctcccagccAGTGGAtctcccccctgctcccctcaCCAACCTTCTTTCTCGAGGAGCCAGCCTTGGTGAGGCAGGACTTCTCTAGAGCCAGGTAGCCACCAATCACCTCAATCTCATGCACGGTGGGATAGCGCTTCTTCAGGGCAGTCCCGGGGGTGGCTGGGGAGTCTGCCGGATGGCTTGCCTCCTCCTCCACAGCTTCCTGTGGCCCGGGCTCCCCATTAGCTTGCAGGGGCCCTGGCTTCCTCTTGGGCACCACGGTGAAGGTGTTCCCACTTCTCGGTTGGAGCCCTGATGGGTGTCCAGCCCCAGTGGAGTGCCTGTGGTACCAAGGAGGCCCACCAGCTCCCGAGCAGGGCAGTTTGGCTTCTTGGGGGACCTCGTCGTCCGAGTCCACCTCATCAATGAAGGTAACAGGCAACCCTGgcctcccaggctccctgctgttcTTGGCCAAGCTGGGAACCCCAAGGCCCTGGGCAGGCTTAGCTTCGGCAGCAGCTGACAGACACAGGGATGGTGAGGACAGCCTCTGCTGCCTAACAGCCTGGTCTATGAGGGCAGTAGCTGGCCTGGGGCAGGCCCCCTCCTCGACCAAGGGGCTCCTCCCTCCCGCAGGCACATTATACCTTTCAGGCACCAGCTGGGCTTCGAGCTCCAGGCTTTGGGAGGCCCAGTCAACCTCTCTCTCTGGCAGTCCCCGGGCCTGCCTCCCTTCAAGAGAGGTTTGCGCAGAGGCCTTGCGCTTAGGGATGAACACAAAGGAGTTTCGAGAGTTCATGCGGAGGCTGGCCAGGGCCCGGGCCTGGAGGTCCCCAGCAGGGATCCTATCCATGTCTGGCTTGCAGGCTGGCCTTATCTCAAAGGAGTCATTGGTGCTGGTGGCTGCGGCGACCCACTGGCGCTGGCTGGGAGTGGCACTAGCAGGGTTGGACGTGGGCAAGGCCAGGGACGCGGCTGGAGTGGCACTGGGGGTCCCAGGGCTGGGGGACGGGTGGACCGGGGGTTCCCCCGACTCCACCTTTGGCTTCCATTCGCCCGGCCCAGGTGCGGAGCCTGCGAGGCCGTTGGCAGCGCCGGCTCGGGCCTCGGGGGCAGCAGGCCCCTTGCCGGGTGGGTGAGGGCCAGCGCTGTGGTGCAGGCCCCGAGGGTGGACGGTGAAGGAGTTGCTGCCGGTCTTCTGTAGGAAGTCGCCGCGCCGCGCCCTGGGCCCTGGACCGCGGCGCTCGAAGCAGGCGGCGCGCTCGCCCACGCGCGGGGTGGCTGGGCCG
This window contains:
- the TPRN gene encoding taperin, producing the protein MAGLGRPGPGPRAALPAWKREILERKRAKLAALAGGAAPETGAEAGVAEPSGPAAERLVLAESLGPLRENPFMRLESERRRGARRGGGAGPAGARPVPQLLELYRRVPGVRTFHADNILIIESAPGFPPASPGAGPGPAARIRAAEVLVYEAPPPPGRVSRLLQKFDAPAAPPRRGSPEGGRPPPPPQPPPAPPAPGPATPRVGERAACFERRGPGPRARRGDFLQKTGSNSFTVHPRGLHHSAGPHPPGKGPAAPEARAGAANGLAGSAPGPGEWKPKVESGEPPVHPSPSPGTPSATPAASLALPTSNPASATPSQRQWVAAATSTNDSFEIRPACKPDMDRIPAGDLQARALASLRMNSRNSFVFIPKRKASAQTSLEGRQARGLPEREVDWASQSLELEAQLVPERYNVPAGGRSPLVEEGACPRPATALIDQAVRQQRLSSPSLCLSAAAEAKPAQGLGVPSLAKNSREPGRPGLPVTFIDEVDSDDEVPQEAKLPCSGAGGPPWYHRHSTGAGHPSGLQPRSGNTFTVVPKRKPGPLQANGEPGPQEAVEEEASHPADSPATPGTALKKRYPTVHEIEVIGGYLALEKSCLTKAGSSRKKMKISFNDKRLQTTFEYPPENSLVQEEESEAQEEAEEEEEEEEEEEELSSSDGAAVEKPFALFLPRATFVNSVGPESPRLPDGSSGLSSYTPKHSVAFNKWQEQTLEQAPREVEPTPKEVMLTPASHNDLSDFRSEPALYF